The Helicobacter fennelliae nucleotide sequence GAGGGCTGAGATATTGTTGCTTGTATCATCAAGATAGTTTTTGCTCTCTGTGATTTTGCCTTGTGAAGCACTCGCAAGCTCGATATTAGAATCCAAATCCTTAATGATACTATTTCCTGTGAGTGTGTTTTTGTTGGTGCGCACGACAATGTTATCTATGTTGTGTTTGAGATCAGAGATGTATTGATTGAGTCGGACGATTTCTTCTGTCGTATGCCCGGCTACTTCGATAGTTTGCTTCATTTTGTCGATAAATGAATTGATAAAAAGACTTACGATATATAGCTCATCATTTTCACTTCTGCCAAGTCTCAATGTCCCGCCAGCTCGCAATTTATCGCCACCTTTGCTTACATCTTTGAGGTAAGTTGCGACTTGTTGAGAATCCTCTTTAAATCGTCTTAGAATCCTAAATATCACAAACATTGTCATTGCTGTAATCGCTACGATGATAAGAAGCATAAATAAAATAAAAACTGATTGGTTTGATGCAGAATCGCGGATAGAATCAATTTTTTTGAGATTGCCGATGACACCAGAGAGTGAGGCTGAGTTTTGGCTTAAGCTTTCGCTGATTTGTTGGATATTTTTTGATGAGCTATCAAGTTTTTTGTTTATGCCACTTGTCGTGTCATAAATGCGATCAATCAAAATCGAATAAATCTCCTCAAAATACCCCTCCAATCTCATGCAAAGCATTGGGATATTTTGGATCTCTAATGCTTGGGCTATTTTGGGGTAGAAATTTTTAAGATTCTCATCTTTTTTGATAAAGCTTTCATTCCAGCTTTTTGTCATCTGCAAGATAATATTTTTATTGTTGCTATCACCCGGATTTGTGAGAAGTTTGATAAGTTTTGCATTGATTTGCCCGATAAATTCAAACTGCTCGATAAGCTCCTCATAAGTATTCATTGTTTGCTTGGTTTCATTGATGTGGTTTTTCATTATCGAGAATTGATCGGTAGCGCGTGTGGAGAGTCCATTGAGAGCGTCAAAGCTTTTTTGAATGTCTTTCATACTTTGTTCTTCATGTTCCACGAAATTTGAAAAAGTGGATTTAAATCCAAAGAATGCAAGCGTCAAAAGCACAATAAGAGCCGATAGAGTCGTCAATCCTATGTTGAGTTTGCTAGAAAGACTAAGGCTTTTTAGAGTGCTTAGTCTCCCCTCGATCTTAGCACTATATTTTGACATAAACCCTCCTTGGTTATTGACCTGCGACCTGTGCTTTATTTGGATTGTCAGCAGCTTTTGCGATCATGCATTTTTCAAGCTCTTTTGCATCATTGCTATCTGTTACTTTTTTTTCTATCCAGCGTGAGATCTGACCCATTGTTTTAGATTCTGGATCAGGAGCGTCGTATTTTTTCATCAATGATGCACAATCAGCAAGAACCAAACTCGGAATAAATGCCATCATTACAAGTAGAGCAAATTTTTTCATACAAAACTCCTTTATTAGAATCTAAGTAAATACGCTAAAGCGATGTTATGCGTTGTTTGATCGGTAGCTCGCGTAACTGCTGGTAATTCAGCTGCCTCAAAGTTGCGAATCTGTGCAGTATAGCTTAGGCGGAAAAACTGATACAAGTCGATTTGCCAAATCGCATATACATCATGCACATTACCGCGTGTTTGTCGGAAGTTGAGCGGATCGTTGATACTTACTCTTGAGAATGCATACCAGTATTTGCTTCCATGGAAGTATTCATAGCCGAGCTTAAAGTGTCTGCCTATATCATAGCGTCCGCCTGCATGGATAGCAAACGCATTTTCATTAGCAAATCGTGTAAATGGGCTTTGCAGAAGAGTTTGTATTGCAGCAGTATTGCCATTTGCTGCTTGCGTTGCAGCAAGAGTTGATGTCTTGCCATCAGTGCCGATGTAATATGACGCAGAGATAAACCAGTTAAACCCACTTCCAAGCATTTTTTCGTTTTCTAAATGCAAGTTGATGTAATTCATATTTCCTACATCTTGTGCGGGGATTGTCTGTGTAGAACTGACTTGGACTTTAGGTGCGGAGTAATTACTAAGATTTACATAAGTAAGCATAAAGAGATTTGTCCCGAAGCTTTTTGGCAAAAATGGCGTCTCAAACGCAGCAAAATACAAATTTGCATCTTTTACGCCCGCTGTGCCAAAGATATTTCCGCCCGCATAATCGCTATTGAGCGCGAGTGGCTGATAGACTTTTGAGTATCCGACACGAAGTGCGGCATTGCTATAAGGCTTATAAGTAAGCACCCCACCATCGCCAAGTGCATTTACCGCAAGCGCAGGATAAGTGCTCATTCTTGCTGAGCCATTGCGAAGGTTTGCGCCCGGACCATCAGTAGCAGGAAGTCGTCCAAGTGTAAGCGCGAATTTGCTTCCCATAAAAATATCCACATACGCTCTCTCTACATAGATAGCCGCACCGCCAGCTACACCTCTACCCGCATCAAGTGTGCCGATAGAGCCTGCAAGTGGATAGCCAAGATCCAAATCGCCAAATGCCTTTGTCATCGAGAGGCGACCTGTGAATTTCGCGTATTTACCGATAGTGGCGTTCATATTGAGATAGACACCAAGCATAAGTCGTGCGTTTTCAAATCTTGTTGTGTTGTTTTGATTAGTCATAAAGTTATTAAGCGAAGTATTGAAATCAAGCCCAAATTTGACTTTGCTTAATTCTGCTTTTGTCTCGACTTCATCAAGTCGGTCTTCAAGATCATTAATCTGCTTTTGAAGGGCTTTTTCATCAGCCATACCAAAAGAAAGAAGCATACCTGAAAGAAGAAATGCACAAATTCCAGAATGTAGATAATGTAACTTTTTCATTTGTTTCCTTTGTTCCTTGCGGTTTGAATTTGGATTAAATAATGCGCTGTGATTCTAGTAAAAAAAACCTTAAAAATGCTTTATAAAGGCAAACCGTATCGTGTAATGTGTTTTGTGTTTCTTAAAGAAGCAAATGCGAGACATAAGTGCTTTTGATAGTTTTGATAGTTGCATTTGCAACTTGTTGTGTTGTGTGTAATATTTTGTTTTGTTGTATTGCGTTGCGATTTGATACATTAGTTTTGGTATTTAATTGGCATTTGAATCGAGATTCTAAAAGTGGATTCTTATGGATTGCCACGACTTCCTAGCGGAAACCTCGCAATGACTAGGCGAGTTTGTCATTGCGAGCAAGGTTTATCCTTGCGTGGCAATCCATAAGAATCTAAATTTGTCATTTTGACTTTGTTTGTCATCGCGACTTGTTATTTCGTCATTCTTAAGTGGTAGCGTTATAATCCACTTAATCTCCACAGAATCTACACAAAACATTCAGCACTTTTTGTGTGCTACTTTAGTGATATGCAATATTCTTTTTGATAAAATTTGGCTTATGAAAACAACTACATCTGTATTTTATTTGATTGTCTTTTGCACGATCATTGCGCGTGGCTTGTATGCGGACTTCACAGGAAGTCTGCCATACTCTTATACGCTCAATGGCAGAGATGGAGTGCATAAGGCAATTACTGCTTGTAGCAATGTATGATGTGAATTTAAAAGTAGTAATTTTACGCTTTCAAATTCTAGCTCTACTTACGCTAAATCGTGTCAATCCTAATAATGAAAGTCTCCTTACACAAATAGGCTTTCATGATCTCACACTCAATGCAAATACAGGACTTGTGATAAATGACTTTCAAAATCTTAATGTAGGCAACAGCGGAGGGACACAACTTATTTTAGGCTTAATAATGCGTCTTTGGTTTTTAATGGGGATTTGGCAACAAGTATTTTTTCAGGATTTAAAAATAGCTTTATACTTTTAGATTCTAGCACTTTTTCTTGGAGCGGTAATAAATTTACTATGCAAGGACAACTTCAAACAAGTTAATTCTACGCTTACTATTACTTCAGAATCTGTGGCATTTGAAAATAACATAACCAACAATGCAAGCACTTGGGACATCGGCACAGCAAATGCGACAATTTATCTGACTGGAAAAGAGGTTCTTGTGAATACCAATAAGCCCGCCACAGATATTTTGACAAATAATGCTGGCACAATCCCTATCAATGGAAATCTCTTAAATGGTGGAAAATGGCAAAATGACAACCCTTACCCTAACCCTAACCCTTGTGATGTCGATGAATGCGGAGACAGGCATATCATCAATAATGGCGGAAGTATCACGATCACAGGCAAGCTTACAAGCACGGGCATTACAGATTCTAAGGGCAATGTCTATGGCTCGCAGATTCTGATTTATGGCGGGAGCGTGAGTGCGGGCGTGATAGAAAATAGCGCGAATTCTAGCATTGTGATAGGGGCGGATTCTAGTAGGAATCTAGGGTAGCTGATCTCAAATAACATCACAAATAATGGCAAGCTTTTTGTGGATATTGCAAGCGCGAAATTTGGCAATTACGCCCTTAGCACTTCCGCTATCAAGGGCGATGCGACGATTGGACTTTTGAATGCTTGGGGCAATGGATTTGTCAATGCGAGCTTAAATGGCAATACGCTAAACCTCACACGCAATGATAGCGCAATAAATGCCTTAAAAGCGCATTTAGTGTCAATGACAGAGCGATTGTAAGCGCGCTAGAATCTAGGTTTGAGACGCTTTATACTTCTGGCGGGACAAGCGACATTACAAGCCTAACGAGCGCGCTAGATTCTGGAATCTATGGGCAGTTTGTGCTTGCGCCATTTGTGATGTTTGATAGCTTCAAAGAGCAGATTAAGCCTACAAGTTTTTATGCAAATTTTTATGTGAATCCTTTGACAAACTCGCACACAAATGTTTCTATAAGTAGAAATTCTTATGCAAACTCTTATACGCAATATCGCGCAAATCGCGGTTATAGCGGGATTGAGGTGAGTGGATTTGGCAATATGCTATTTGGCTCTGGTAATCTTGGCTCTAGCATTGGCTTTGGCAGGATTGGTGGATTGTGTATCAGAGGGGGGTTTAGTGCTTTAAATCACAATCTCATCGCAACTTTGAGCTATGCGTATGCAAGCACTCAAAGTAATGCAGCTCAAAGTGGCACACAAAATGCCAAAACCAACGCGCGCTCGGAAGTGCGGGCTTCTTTGTTTGGTGTGAATGTTGTTGATATGATGAGGTTTGGCAGGGTTGAGATAGGGCTTAGGCTGTATGCTATGGGTGGTGCGTTTGATAGCGCGTTTAACGCAAGTGGAGTGGGGGCTTTGAGTCTGGCTTCAAATGCGAAGTTTGGCGCGTATCAAATCGCGCTAGATTCTAGCTTGGGCTATCGCTTAAAGTGGCGACATAGCGCATTGAAGCCATATATCGGGCTCAATCAATACCTCAATATCCAAAATGCCATTACAGATTCTGAATTACTGCAATTTAAGGCGTCATCGTATCTGGCGTATATTTTGGACGCTGTGGCTGGCGTGCGCTATGATCTGTATCCAAACTTAGATTTTAATCTTTTTGTCGATGCGCGATATGAGCGGACATTGGCGGATTCTCATAAGGATTTTACGCTATATGTGGCTGATAATCCTTTGCATTTCGCATCGCCATACACGCACAAAATCGCACTCAATCTTGGCGGAAGTTGGCATTTCACGCGCAATCTCTCTATGCAGGTAAGCGGGTTTTATAAAAGTGCTTTGGTCGGCGCGCATTATATAGGCGGGAATCTAGGGCTAGAGTATAGATTCTAGATTCTCATTTACATATTTACATGTGATCTAAATCCTCTCTTTTTGCTTCTTTTTGCAGATTGCTTCGTTTGGTTTCATCTTGTGTTATTTTTGCGACGCACAATATAGTGCGACTCACTTTGGTTTTATCTTGCGCCAAAGCTTTCAAAACTACAAAAATAAGCTAAAAATAGAGAATTTTTTACACGCTCTTTTTGTGTTTGCATAGAATCTAAAATCAAAAAGTTAAAATGACGATTAGATTCTATGGATTGCCACGCGACCTCACGATTACTCGCAATGACAAAATTTTCTAGGATTCTTTAGTTTTGCAAAGCCTTAGAATGATGATTTATAGATTCTCACTTTAGCACTGATAAAGTTTGAGGCTGTTTATGGAGTAATCCTTAGCTTTATATACGCAATGGCACAAAGCGCAAAATCATTGATAATTTTATGCAAAATATCATACAATACGCTCTACTTTCACAAGCAAGGACAACAAAGGATAGCAATGGAGTATGAGATTATAGGATTTATCGC carries:
- a CDS encoding DUF3373 family protein codes for the protein MKKLHYLHSGICAFLLSGMLLSFGMADEKALQKQINDLEDRLDEVETKAELSKVKFGLDFNTSLNNFMTNQNNTTRFENARLMLGVYLNMNATIGKYAKFTGRLSMTKAFGDLDLGYPLAGSIGTLDAGRGVAGGAAIYVERAYVDIFMGSKFALTLGRLPATDGPGANLRNGSARMSTYPALAVNALGDGGVLTYKPYSNAALRVGYSKVYQPLALNSDYAGGNIFGTAGVKDANLYFAAFETPFLPKSFGTNLFMLTYVNLSNYSAPKVQVSSTQTIPAQDVGNMNYINLHLENEKMLGSGFNWFISASYYIGTDGKTSTLAATQAANGNTAAIQTLLQSPFTRFANENAFAIHAGGRYDIGRHFKLGYEYFHGSKYWYAFSRVSINDPLNFRQTRGNVHDVYAIWQIDLYQFFRLSYTAQIRNFEAAELPAVTRATDQTTHNIALAYLLRF
- a CDS encoding opacity family porin, encoding MLAPFVMFDSFKEQIKPTSFYANFYVNPLTNSHTNVSISRNSYANSYTQYRANRGYSGIEVSGFGNMLFGSGNLGSSIGFGRIGGLCIRGGFSALNHNLIATLSYAYASTQSNAAQSGTQNAKTNARSEVRASLFGVNVVDMMRFGRVEIGLRLYAMGGAFDSAFNASGVGALSLASNAKFGAYQIALDSSLGYRLKWRHSALKPYIGLNQYLNIQNAITDSELLQFKASSYLAYILDAVAGVRYDLYPNLDFNLFVDARYERTLADSHKDFTLYVADNPLHFASPYTHKIALNLGGSWHFTRNLSMQVSGFYKSALVGAHYIGGNLGLEYRF